A window from Argopecten irradians isolate NY chromosome 3, Ai_NY, whole genome shotgun sequence encodes these proteins:
- the LOC138318798 gene encoding uncharacterized protein isoform X2 gives MVQSCTEKPGEGNSVSTKRSPKSAFSINALTHHRMHRSAVRPFFCCGSQISLNSITDFVEQSSCEKEESEMTDLSDSDEMVDLMSDMSVERNMSKKSSTRRIVNSRRKKCDMQEKNMRKKFWTIKFRGKLISKSSRLNTSDQELVQGAKSNDSIMCTSYRRTLESSKGEITFEEIEPSSADTISITEDDYRSGSHVAGAEGGFLPEDLMTENLVPERLMTDTSRVPRGRAQRFSAPDLQRTTSEVFVMFRPLNSINFDELYPTEDVDERRIAERAREMKEGIELRQNILVPQFGASEVGGGSPTRIHLVQAPPSPTPTVPRVPLLGRHYGAHSQVDYMHCLVPDILQITKCSFYWGVMDRYQAEKLLENKPEGTFLLRDSAQEEFLFSVSFRRYGRSLHARIEQWNHKFSFDSHDPGVFASDTVCGLIEHYKDPSCCMFFEPMLTSPLHRNFTFSLQHMCRSSICDNTTYDGVHNLPLPRSLKEYLLYYHYKQKVRVRRFDMAS, from the coding sequence ATGGTTCAGAGTTGTACTGAAAAGCCAGGAGAAGGGAACTCTGTCAGCACTAAGCGCAGTCCAAAGTCTGCATTCTCTATCAATGCCCTCACTCATCACAGAATGCACAGGTCTGCTGTTCGGCCGTTCTTTTGTTGTGGAAGTCAAATATCACTTAATAGTATAACAGATTTTGTAGAGCAATCTTCTTGCGAAAAGGAAGAGAGTGAAATGACTGACCTGTCAGATTCAGACGAAATGGTAGATTTAATGTCGGACATGAGTGTTGAAAGAAACATGTCAAAAAAGTCTTCAACTCGAAGAATTGTAAATTCAAGAAGGAAAAAATGTGATATGCAGGAAAAGaatatgagaaaaaagttttGGACAATTAAATTCAGAGGCAAATTAATATCCAAAAGCTCGAGATTAAATACGTCAGACCAGGAGTTAGTGCAAGGGGCCAAATCCAATGATAGCATTATGTGTACATCATACAGGAGGACTCTTGAAAGTtcaaaaggggaaataacttttgaagaaatTGAGCCATCCTCAGCAGACACTATTAGTATAACAGAGGATGATTACAGGTCAGGTAGCCACGTGGCTGGAGCTGAGGGAGGCTTTCTTCCTGAGGATCTGATGACTGAGAATCTAGTACCCGAGAGACTTATGACAGACACGAGTCGGGTACCCCGCGGTAGGGCTCAAAGGTTCAGTGCTCCAGATTTGCAGCGAACCACCTCGGAGGTATTTGTTATGTTCAGGCCCCTAAACTCCATCAACTTTGATGAGTTGTACCCCACAGAAGATGTGGACGAGAGGAGAATCGCTGAGAGAGCAAGAGAAATGAAGGAAGGGATAGAATTGCGACAAAACATTTTGGTTCCACAGTTTGGGGCAAGTGAGGTAGGCGGAGGGAGTCCGACGCGTATCCACCTAGTGCAGGCACCTCCATCTCCTACACCCACTGTCCCACGCGTCCCACTTCTTGGTCGTCACTACGGTGCTCACTCTCAAGTGGACTACATGCACTGCCTGGTGCCAGACATCTTACAGATCACTAAGTGTAGTTTCTACTGGGGTGTCATGGACCGCTACCAGGCTGAAAAACTACTTGAGAACAAGCCAGAGGGGACATTTCTATTACGAGATAGTGCACAGGAGGAATTTCTCTTCTCCGTTAGTTTTAGGCGTTATGGACGGTCTCTACATGCCAGAATTGAACAATGGAATCACAAATTCAGTTTTGATTCTCATGACCCAGGTGTGTTTGCTTCAGATACAGTTTGTGGTCTTATTGAACATTACAAAGATCCAAGCTGCTGCATGTTCTTTGAGCCAATGCTAACCTCTCCTCTTCACAGGAACTTTACATTCTCTCTCCAGCACATGTGTCGGTCTAGTATCTGTGACAATACAACATATGATGGAGTTCATAATCTGCCACTTCCCCGATCTCTCAAGGAATATCTCCTATACTATCACTACAAGCAGAAGGTTCGTGTGCGGAGATTTGATATGGCTTCCTAG
- the LOC138318798 gene encoding uncharacterized protein isoform X1 has translation MPSDDDTDKIVKEELSLDESDLQHKRTMVQSCTEKPGEGNSVSTKRSPKSAFSINALTHHRMHRSAVRPFFCCGSQISLNSITDFVEQSSCEKEESEMTDLSDSDEMVDLMSDMSVERNMSKKSSTRRIVNSRRKKCDMQEKNMRKKFWTIKFRGKLISKSSRLNTSDQELVQGAKSNDSIMCTSYRRTLESSKGEITFEEIEPSSADTISITEDDYRSGSHVAGAEGGFLPEDLMTENLVPERLMTDTSRVPRGRAQRFSAPDLQRTTSEVFVMFRPLNSINFDELYPTEDVDERRIAERAREMKEGIELRQNILVPQFGASEVGGGSPTRIHLVQAPPSPTPTVPRVPLLGRHYGAHSQVDYMHCLVPDILQITKCSFYWGVMDRYQAEKLLENKPEGTFLLRDSAQEEFLFSVSFRRYGRSLHARIEQWNHKFSFDSHDPGVFASDTVCGLIEHYKDPSCCMFFEPMLTSPLHRNFTFSLQHMCRSSICDNTTYDGVHNLPLPRSLKEYLLYYHYKQKVRVRRFDMAS, from the coding sequence ATGATGATACAGATAAAATTGTAAAAGAGGAATTGAGTTTGGATGAGTCAGATCTTCAACACAAGAGGACAATGGTTCAGAGTTGTACTGAAAAGCCAGGAGAAGGGAACTCTGTCAGCACTAAGCGCAGTCCAAAGTCTGCATTCTCTATCAATGCCCTCACTCATCACAGAATGCACAGGTCTGCTGTTCGGCCGTTCTTTTGTTGTGGAAGTCAAATATCACTTAATAGTATAACAGATTTTGTAGAGCAATCTTCTTGCGAAAAGGAAGAGAGTGAAATGACTGACCTGTCAGATTCAGACGAAATGGTAGATTTAATGTCGGACATGAGTGTTGAAAGAAACATGTCAAAAAAGTCTTCAACTCGAAGAATTGTAAATTCAAGAAGGAAAAAATGTGATATGCAGGAAAAGaatatgagaaaaaagttttGGACAATTAAATTCAGAGGCAAATTAATATCCAAAAGCTCGAGATTAAATACGTCAGACCAGGAGTTAGTGCAAGGGGCCAAATCCAATGATAGCATTATGTGTACATCATACAGGAGGACTCTTGAAAGTtcaaaaggggaaataacttttgaagaaatTGAGCCATCCTCAGCAGACACTATTAGTATAACAGAGGATGATTACAGGTCAGGTAGCCACGTGGCTGGAGCTGAGGGAGGCTTTCTTCCTGAGGATCTGATGACTGAGAATCTAGTACCCGAGAGACTTATGACAGACACGAGTCGGGTACCCCGCGGTAGGGCTCAAAGGTTCAGTGCTCCAGATTTGCAGCGAACCACCTCGGAGGTATTTGTTATGTTCAGGCCCCTAAACTCCATCAACTTTGATGAGTTGTACCCCACAGAAGATGTGGACGAGAGGAGAATCGCTGAGAGAGCAAGAGAAATGAAGGAAGGGATAGAATTGCGACAAAACATTTTGGTTCCACAGTTTGGGGCAAGTGAGGTAGGCGGAGGGAGTCCGACGCGTATCCACCTAGTGCAGGCACCTCCATCTCCTACACCCACTGTCCCACGCGTCCCACTTCTTGGTCGTCACTACGGTGCTCACTCTCAAGTGGACTACATGCACTGCCTGGTGCCAGACATCTTACAGATCACTAAGTGTAGTTTCTACTGGGGTGTCATGGACCGCTACCAGGCTGAAAAACTACTTGAGAACAAGCCAGAGGGGACATTTCTATTACGAGATAGTGCACAGGAGGAATTTCTCTTCTCCGTTAGTTTTAGGCGTTATGGACGGTCTCTACATGCCAGAATTGAACAATGGAATCACAAATTCAGTTTTGATTCTCATGACCCAGGTGTGTTTGCTTCAGATACAGTTTGTGGTCTTATTGAACATTACAAAGATCCAAGCTGCTGCATGTTCTTTGAGCCAATGCTAACCTCTCCTCTTCACAGGAACTTTACATTCTCTCTCCAGCACATGTGTCGGTCTAGTATCTGTGACAATACAACATATGATGGAGTTCATAATCTGCCACTTCCCCGATCTCTCAAGGAATATCTCCTATACTATCACTACAAGCAGAAGGTTCGTGTGCGGAGATTTGATATGGCTTCCTAG